A single window of Salvia splendens isolate huo1 chromosome 8, SspV2, whole genome shotgun sequence DNA harbors:
- the LOC121745353 gene encoding root phototropism protein 3-like: MWESGDYDTGSPISTAKNGLHTDGFHQRGHSWFVSTDIPSDFLVQIGDITFHLHKFPLLSRCAKMNRIIYESRDAEINKLCLDDLPGGADAFELAAKFCYGVAVNLTATNISGLRCAAEFLEMTEDLEEGNLIFKTEAFLSYVVLSSWRDSIVVLKSCENLSPWAENLQIVRRCSESIAWKACANPKGIRWQYTGKPRSSSNESSPSRGGAHVPPDWWFEDVSILRIDHFVRVVTAIKVKGMRYELIGSAIVHYGSKWLPGLAEGTAATAPSDEGCSISSISNAAWKGGGGNLHVIVAGNQEFPTSIQAKDQRMIVESLISIIPQQRDCVSCSFLLRLLRMANMLKVAPALVTELEKRVGMQFEHATLSDLLIPCFNTKETIYDVDLVQRLLEHFLVQEQSEGSSPTRHPSSDLKMYDGGSQRGSHLNGKMRVARLVDSYLTEVARDRNLSLTKFQVLAEALPESARTCDDGLYRAVDSYLKAHPTLTEHERKRLCRVMECQKLSMDACMHAAQNERLPLRVVVQVLFSEQMKISNAVALKEGGESQYQPMVPNRKTLLEGTPQSFQEGWTTAKKDINTLKFEVESVKAKYLELQNEMEALQRELNKLAKPKQTSAWTSGWKKLSKFTKMTEANDTGSQVATADHTRKTPRRWRNSIS, from the exons ATGTGGGAGTCCGGCGATTATGACACCGGATCACCTATCTCAACCGCCAAAAACGGCCTTCACACCGATGGCTTCCACCAAAGAGGCCACTCATG GTTTGTTTCCACCGATATCCCCAGCGATTTCTTGGTTCAGATTGGCGACATCACCTTCCATTTACACAAG TTTCCTCTCCTCTCGCGATGCGCGAAGATGAACAGAATCATATACGAATCCCGCGACGCCGAGATAAACAAGTTATGCCTCGACGATCTCCCCGGCGGCGCCGACGCATTCGAGCTGGCGGCGAAGTTCTGCTACGGCGTCGCCGTCAATCTCACGGCCACCAACATCTCCGGCCTCCGTTGCGCCGCTGAGTTCCTTGAGATGACGGAGGATTTGGAGGAAGGGAATCTGATTTTCAAAACCGAAGCCTTTTTAAGCTACGTTGTCTTATCCTCATGGAGAGATTCCATCGTTGTACTAAAAAGCTGCGAGAATCTTTCGCCGTGGGCGGAGAATCTCCAGATTGTTCGGAGGTGTAGTGAGTCTATTGCGTGGAAAGCGTGCGCGAATCCCAAGGGGATCCGGTGGCAGTACACCGGAAAGCCGAGATCGTCCTCGAACGAGTCCAGCCCTAGCCGGGGAGGAGCCCACGTGCCGCCGGACTGGTGGTTCGAGGACGTCTCGATTCTCCGCATCGATCACTTTGTCCGCGTCGTGACCGCGATCAAAGTGAAAGGGATGCGGTACGAGTTGATCGGGTCAGCCATAGTCCACTACGGGAGCAAATGGCTGCCCGGTCTGGCAGAGGGAACGGCTGCAACTGCCCCCTCTGATGAAGGCTGCAGTATAAGCAGCATCAGTAATGCAGCCTGGAAGGGCGGCGGCGGCAACTTACATGTGATCGTGGCCGGGAACCAGGAGTTCCCGACCTCAATCCAGGCTAAGGATCAGAGAATGATCGTGGAAAGCCTAATCAGCATTATACCTCAGCAGAGAGACTGCGTTTCCTGCAGTTTCCTGCTGAGGCTGCTGAGGATGGCCAACATGCTCAAAGTGGCTCCGGCTCTGGTGACGGAGCTGGAGAAGCGTGTCGGGATGCAGTTCGAACATGCGACCTTGTCGGATCTTCTCATCCCTTGTTTCAACACGAAGGAGACTATCTACGATGTCGATCTCGTTCAGAGGCTCCTCGAGCATTTTCTAGTGCAAGAGCAGTCGGAGGGTTCGAGTCCGACGAGACATCCCTCATCGGACTTGAAGATGTACGACGGCGGGTCCCAGAGAGGGAGCCATCTGAATGGCAAGATGAGGGTTGCCAGACTAGTAGACAGTTATCTGACAGAAGTGGCCAGGGACAGGAACTTGTCCCTGACTAAATTCCAGGTTCTTGCTGAGGCACTACCTGAGTCAGCAAGAACTTGTGATGATGGACTCTACAGAGCCGTTGACTCTTATCTTAAG GCGCATCCAACGCTAACAGAGCACGAGAGGAAGAGGTTGTGCCGCGTGATGGAGTGCCAGAAGCTATCCATGGACGCGTGCATGCACGCTGCTCAGAACGAGCGCCTCCCTCTGAGGGTGGTGGTGCAGGTCCTCTtctccgagcagatgaagataAGCAACGCGGTCGCGCTCAAGGAAGGCGGGGAGTCGCAGTACCAGCCCATGGTGCCGAACCGGAAGACACTGCTAGAGGGGACTCCGCAATCGTTCCAAGAAGGATGGACAACGGCGAAGAAGGACATCAACACTCTCAAGTTCGAGGTGGAGAGTGTGAAGGCCAAGTATTTGGAGCTTCAGAACGAGATGGAGGCGTTGCAGCGCGAACTCAACAAGCTGGCGAAGCCTAAGCAGACGTCGGCGTGGACCTCGGGTTGGAAGAAACTCAGCAAGTTTACTAAGATGACAGAAGCCAATGACACTGGATCACAAGTTGCAACTGCTGATCACACTAGAAAGACTCCTAGAAGGTGGAGAAATTCCATTTCTTGA